The Reinekea forsetii genome contains the following window.
CTCTTGGCGCTAAGCCTCAGCTGCTCTGCATTCTCCGACGTGCTCGTTGATATTGAATTGGGCACCTTTATAGCAGACCACAATAGGGTGCAGATACCCAATGATAGCGAGGGTGACCGCTTTAATATTAACGATATCGGCGCTGACCCTTTTGTTGCGGCACGGCTAACCCTAGTGTGGTTAGCGTCAGATAAGCAGGAGCTGCAAGTTGTCCTGGCACCCTTTCCGTATACCCAGGTAGGCAATCTCGATGAAGACGTTGTATTTGTTGGTGAGACCTTTTCCAAAGATGAAACCATTGAGGCGGGATATCAATTCAGCAGCTATCGATTACGTTATCTCTATAAGCTAGTCGATGCTGAGCAATGGCAGGTTGACTTGGGTGCCACGCTGTTTTTACGCGATGCCCGTATTAAACTGAGCCAGAACGGTAAGTCCAGTGAGTATGGTGCTGAAGCTATTGGCGTTGTGCCGCTATTGGCCGTTCGAGCCGCCTATGCGTTCAACCAAAAATGGTCATTATTATTGGATACCGATTCTGCCTTTGCACCGAAGGGGCGGGCCTTGGATATAGCCTTGCTGGCTCAATATAGGCTTGATGATAAATGGCAATTTTCTGGTGGTTATCGAACCATTGAGGGCGGCGCCAACAGTTCTAAGTCCTATAATTTTGCCTGGTTTAACGGTGTTGTCGTTAAATCGAGTTATGCTTGGTAAGTTAGTCTAATATGCAAAAAGATGGTGTTTTTATCTGTAAAAATAGAAACCTAATCGGTCGATCTTGTCATAGGGCGCGCGTGCCAAATCTCAATAGACTGTTGGCAACGCACGCCTAATCTGCTCCTGCTCCGCTAGCGCGTTATGTCCTGCACTGCGGCAGCAGCGTCCAGCACCGATTGCTTAAATTCTATTGGTGTCCAGTTAAACAAAGAAAGCGTTTGTGCGTTGTCAGCCATGAGGTTCATGTCCAGCATGCCAACCATACCCTTTACTTCCCGATCAAAGAGCGCCACGAAGCGCAGCAGAGAACTGGGTGCCACTCTCGTGCTGGGCCCTTTGTAGCCCTGGTCTTTGAGGATTTGAGCGGCTTCGATAAAGCTACCGGGCTGTGCCGTTGACGCGACAATGCGTTTTCCCGCGGCATCGGCAGTGGTCATAGCTTGGACATGCAGCTTTGCAACGTCACGGACATCGACCATTGGGAAGGACATCTTGGGTAGCATGGGCATTTTCCCGCGCAGCATCTGATCCAGCATAGCCATGCTTTGTCCCGTGATATCACGACCCAATGGCGGGCCGAATACGCCACCCGGGTTCACGCTGACCATTTCCATTGGCGTTTCTCCAGCCTGATTCTCAATAAAGTCCCAGGCGGCTTTTTCGGCCAGGGTCTTACTCTTGGCGTAGGTGTTGACCTGCACCGAGGTGGTGTCGGTCCAGTCTTTAGGGCCAAATGTTCCCGTCTTCATACTGCCAAACATTGCGACCACCGAGCTGGTCAGTACTACTCGCTTTACACCTGCTTTTTGACCGGCTCGGAGCGCGCGTAAGGTGCCTTCAACCGCTGGAATAAACATCTCATCTTCGGTCTTAGGGTTCGCAATAGCAAAGGGAGAGGCAACATGCATCACATAGTCGCAACCAGTTGCAGCGTCGTCCCAACCCTTGTCGGAGGTCAGGTCGAGTTCGACGATGGATAGATTTGTCGTATCAACGGATGCTGCAGAAAGTGTTTCACGTACTTCCTTCTCTTTACTGGCGTTGCGCACCGATCCGCGCACGTCGAAGCCTGCATTCAAAAGCTGCTGGGCACAATGAAGCCCAATAAAACCAGAAATACCCGTAAGCAATACTTTTTCGTTACTCATATATGACATACTCCAAATGTAGGTTGTTTAAATAAATACTGACCGGTACTATATTTAAAGAAAGTAACAGAGTCAATATCAATACAGGGTGTGACCAATAGATGAGTGCAGACACCGTGAAGGTTTCAAGAGGGCGACCGAAGACCCTCAATCGTGATCATATAATTGATGTAGCCATGCGAGCTTATTGGCAAGAGGGCGCTGCTGGTGTATCGGTAAATGAGATTTGTAGAAGAGCCAACGTCTCTAAGCCGGGCCTGTACCGTGAATTCAAAAATGAAGATGGCTTGATGCAAGCGGTGCTTGTCGCATATCAAAACCAAATGCTGACACCAATACTGCAAAGCCTGACCACCGATGCCCCGTTTAGAGAGACGCTCGAGAATCTGGTGTCCTTTGTGACCCAGGCCCAAGATAATCAAGCGTTACCCAAGGGATGCCTGTTGGTGAAAATGCATGAGTCACGTATGCGGGTGGGGGCTGCGACTCGAGAACAAATAGACCGTAGCCATCAGCAATTCTTGACCGCATACGAACAATGGATCGAGCGCGCGAAGGCAAGAGGTGAATTTCTGGCAGACCTGCCATCACAATTTGCTGCGAGCTATGTCGACACCCAAGTCAGCAGTGCTCTGTCCCAAATAGCACGGGGTGAGCCGCATTCTAATGTGAAAAAAACACTCTTGTTGGCTTTTTCTATGCTGAGGTAAGCCGGGCCTAAGGTCATAGATTAATCGCCGGTTACCCAATGGGCAGGAGGATGCAGTGAACAACAACACAGTAAAGAAAATCACCGATAACTGGACCCTTTGCCCAGCATGTCAGGGCCGCGGTCAGAAAAGTAAGGCCATTCGCAAGAGTGTGCGGTTGCGCTACCAGCGGGACTTAGCGCAATTTCAAACAGCGCCGCACGCCGGCACGGCCCCCGTTCGGCCCAAGGGGCACCTTGACGCCTGCCAAAATTGCAGCGGCTCAGGGTTAATTCAGGGCGCCAGTCAAGCCACATTGGACCGCACCCCCGATTATCAGAACTACCCCTATCTAGCCATTGTTGGCGCTGGCATAGGCGGAGTCGCGCTCGCGGTGGCCTGCTTACATCGCCGAATTCCCTTTACTCTCTTTGAACGCGACAGTGGCTTCGCGGCACGATCTCAGGGGTACGGCCTTACCTTGCAGCAGGCCAGTCGGGCGATCGAGGGTCTGGGCATCGTGTCCCTGGAGGAGGGGGTGGTTTCGACCCGGCATGTGGTTCACACCCCCGATGGCACGGTGATCGCCGACTGGGGCATCCGCGACTTGGCCGCAACGGCGCTTAAAAGCTCGACGCGCACCAATGTGCACATCGCTCGGCAAGCGTTGCGTTTGGCCTTGCTTGAGCAGCTCGGTGACGACACCGCGGTGCAGTGGGGTCATCAGTTGGTGCAGTACAGCCAGACAAACGGTGAGGGTGTTGAACTGAGCTTTCAAGTTGCGGGGGGCACAAAGCAGGTTAAAGCCGATCTGTTAGTGGGCGCGGATGGCATTCGCAGCTCGGTGCGGCAGTTACTGATGGGCGAGGACGTCGCGCCATTGCGTTACCTGGGGTGTATTGTGATTTTGGGCATTTGTCCGCTCGACGCGATTGATGGAGTGGACCGTGCCTTGCTGGATTCAGCCACGGTATTCCAGACCGCCAATGGCCATGAGCGGATTTACCTCATGCCCTATGCAGCCGATTCTATTATGTGGCAACTGAGTTACCCCATGCCCGAGCAGGCGGCGCAAGCCTTGAGCGCGCAAGGCCCCGAGGCACTCAAAGCAGAGGCGCTGCGCCGTTGTCAGTGGCACGCTCCCATCCCACAAATCTTAACGGCCACTCATGAAGCGCAAATTTCTGGCTATCCGGTGTACGACCGAGCCTTGCTTGAGTCAAGCCAGTTGCAGCAAGGCGCGCAGGTTACCCTGATCGGCGATGCGGCCCATCCTATGAGCCCCTTTAAAGGCCAGGGCGCAAATCAAGCCTTGCTCGATGCGCTCGCGCTGGCTCGAGCAATCACAAAAAACTGTGGTCCCTCAACGCCATGGCGGCAGCAGGGTCTAAGGGCGAGTGTGTTAAATGAATTTGAAGCGGAAATGCTGGCACGCAGTGCCACTAAGGTGAAGGATTCCGCCGAGGCCGCGCAATTCCTGCACTCCGATGTCGTGCTGCATGAGGGCAACGAACCCAGAGGGAGGGTGTTGCAGAGAGCAGAAGATAAAAAATAAGCCATAAGAAAAATCTGACGATGTCAGGCGTTTTTATCAGGCGATTGTTTCCGGTCATCCACTGCAAAAACCTTCGTCCAGAAATCGGCCGCTACATTGATTAGTTGTAAACCAAAGCCTTATGGTGAGTTTTGACGTCCACTTGCTTAATAAATAATGCCAGCATAATTAGGACCATTGCGGTTATTTCCAACCGAGCTAAATTTTGTCCTATTAAAATAGCCCCGGTAAGCAGGGCAACCACCAACTCCAGCGAACCGACCAAGGCATTCTCGTCAGCACAGGGTTCTGGGTGCCCCGACCATAAATAAAACCTGAGGTATTGTGGCGGCGAGTATGGCAATCCCCAACACGGCAAGGAAGCCAGTGGGCGACACCGGCACAACCTGTGCAGGGGCAATCCACAAAGCGATAGGCAACAGTACCAGAATATGGCCGCGTGGCATCCACGCCATCCTATTGGCTGTTGGTAATTTTTTCTTGGGATTCGACAGATACTGCACCTGAGTGGCGACGGCCAACGGCGCCAAAAAACAGCCCGCCACCGAAAGCCACGCGCCGGCAGGAATAGCCGCGGGGTTTGGCATTAGCATTCTGTCAAAATGGGCCGTTCAGTCGGCGATAAATAACAAGAGTATCGCGGTGGTAAGCGTCGGCGCCGATCAGCTCGATCTGGCGTGGTCAGCATTGGTCCGCGAATCAGAACCACCATCGGCGGCGGCAAGAATTGTCTCGCGTAGACTGGCCGAATGGTTTCGGTCCCAGCCGACGGCTACATTTATACCGGCGCGGTAAATCCACCTCAAGTCAATACATAGTGCCTCTGTGCTGTACGGCTTTGTTGTATGATTTGTCTCAACGCGGTCAGCTTGGTGGATTTGCGGAGGCAGAGGTAACCGGCATGCCGAAAAATACATTATCAATTTTTGAACGTTATTTGACTCTGTGGGTGTTGCTTTGCATTGTTGGCGGCACCTTGTTAGGAGCAGTTAGACCGTCTTTTGCCACCACCCTGAATGACTTCTCTGTTTATCAGGTGTCCATTCCGATAGCGGTTTGTTTGTTTTTTATGATGTACCCTATCATGGTCAAAATAGACTTTTCGCAAGTTCTCAAATCATCGAATGCGATCAAGCCCGTTCTGCTCACGCTGTTCATCAACTGGGCGATTAAACCCTTTAGCATGTTGGCCATTTCCTATTTGTTTTTAGGGTACCTATTCAAAGATCTGTTACCCGGCACCGAGATCTTAGCCACTGGCGAAACGGTCGAGTTGTGGCGCAGTTATATAGCCGGTACGATTCTGTTGGGCATTGCGCCCTGTACGGCGATGGTGCTGATGTGGGGGCACTTAGCCAAAGGCAATGACGGGCTGACACTGGTTATGGTGGCACTCAACTCACTGCTAATGCTTTTGCTATATGGACCCTTGGGCGGTCTATTGCTCAATGTGAATGCCATGCCGGTACCCTGGCAGACCATGGTCTTGTCGGTCTCTATTTACGTCGCTTTGCCATTAATGGCGGGTTATGTTTCCCGAAAAGGTGTTATTCAGGCCAAGGGTTTGCTCTGGTTTAACCAGGTCTTTGTGCCGTGGTTGACCCCGGTTAGCATCATGGCGCTGCTGAGTACGCTAATCTTACTTTTTTCGTTCAAGGGAGACGTAATTATTGGCAATCCGCTAACCATCCTCTGGATAGCCATACCCCTAATATTTCAAACTCTAGTTATCTTTTCCCTCGGCTATTTTGCCCTGTCCCGATGGTGCAGACTGTCTTATGACAACGCCGCGCCCGTGTCATTAATTGGCGCCTCCAACCACTTTGAAGTAGCGATCGCGAGCGCGGTTGTGCTCTTTGGTTTGTCCTCTGGGGCGGCCCTGGCTACCGTAGTGGGTGTGTTGATTGAGGTGCCCTTGATGTTACTGCTGGTGTCCCTGTGTCACCGAACGAGGCATTTATTCGACTACCACCGGGCGGTTTAGGTCTAACCAGCCCATCAGTAAACTTCCCGCACTGCCGACGCATTTTACCCAGCAATCAGGTTCTGTATAACGTGCCGTTATGCTCGATATAAGCGCCAACGCTTGGTCCAAAGCGGCTCGGTCAGTATGTTTAGCCAAATGAATCGGTTATATTGGCGGCATTGCCGTTTTCGTCAAAATAGTCCAAAAACTCAGCGTTAACAGCGTATCGAGCGATAGAATAAAAATAATAGCGTATTTGGAGAGATGCATGGTTTCACAAGACGAAATGGACACCTTCTTGAAGTCTGAATTCCCTCAAACCCAATGCACCGTCGAGTCCTTGGGCGATATGTCTGCCACCGTCAGGCACCCCGTGGGCTTCAATGAACTGCGCCCGGGTGGCACCGTGTCAGGGCCGGTTTTGATGACCGTCGCCGATGTGGCCCTATACGTCGCCATTTTGGGCGAAATTGGCCTGGTCGCGCTAACCGTCACCACGAGTCTGACCATCAACTTCCTGCGCAAACCCGCCTCGGGCAAAGACATTATTGCCGTGTGCACGCTCTTGAAGGTCGGCAAGACACTGGCGGTGGGCGAGGTGTCACTCTACTCAGAGGGCAATACCGACCCCGTGGCACATGTCGTGGGTACCTACGCCATTCCGCCCAAAAGGGTCGCCTGAGGGCGGCGTTCGCATAGCGCGAGTCACTCGCGGATCGCTAAGCAGCGACCAGACCAGATCAGACCAGACCAGATTAGCGACAGAAACAACGCCGGCCAATGAATTAGGGCGTTAACAGCCATTAAGGGAAGTGGATTCATGTTCGGAGAGACCTTTACAAAGGTTAAAATCAACACCAGTGGCGCGCAAATTAACCTGGTACACGGCGGCTCGGGTCGACCCCTGCTGTTATTGCATGGCTATCCGCAAACCCATGTGATTTGGCATCAGATTGCCCCAATATTGGCGCAAAACTTCCATGTAATATGCCCCGATCTGCGCGGCTATGGCGACAGTTCGACGCCACCGAGCACCGCAGATCATTATCCCTATTCGAAGCGCGCGATGGCTGCGGACATGATCGAAGTGATGGCGTCGCTGGGTTACGATGAGTTTTTTGTGGTCGGTCACGATCGCGGTGCTCGGGTGACCCATCGGATGGCCTTAGACCATCCTGAGGCCATTCTGAAGGCCTGTGTGATGGATATTGCACCGACGCGTCATGTCTTTCAACATACCGACCAACAGCTCGCCACGGGCTACTATCATTGGTTTTTTCTGATCCAGCCAGATGGCTTGCCCGAGCGGATGATCGGTGCGGACCCCGGCTATTATCTTAAAGAGAAACTCAAGCGCTGGAGCGCACCCGGTGCGGTGTTTGCCGCCGCCGCGGTGGCGGAATACGTGCGCTGTTACACCAAGCCGGAATCCATTCACGCAACCTGTGAGGATTATCGTGCTGGCGCGAGCATTGACCTGGAACACGATGAGGCCGATAGCCAGACTAAGATAAGTTGCCCTCTGCTGGTCTTGTGGGGTGCAAATGGCTTTGTCAGTCGCACCTATAAGGTGCTGGATGTCTGGCAGCAGTATGCCGAGCAACTTACCGGCGCTGCCTTGGCGTGTGGACACTTTCTGCCCGAGGAAGCACCTGAGGCGGTTTGTGACGAGCTGCTTCAATTCTTTGGCAGGCACTAATGCCGGCACCCGCAGGGCCGTCGAGCCGTCTCTCGATCGGTCCGCCGGTGCACAAACGTTTTATCAGGATGAATGAGGCCGCGCGTTGGGCCTTAGCTAAGCTATCCAATCTATCAATCAAAGTAACCTCAGCAACCTAAAGGACAGCGCAATGGCATATGAACGCATAATGGGTCTGGACGTGATCGATGACCAAGGCTATAAGGCCTATCGAGCGGCCATGATGCCGATCTTACAGTCCTTTGGAGGGGCCTTTGGTTTCGATTTTCGGGTGTCGGAAGTCTTGCTGTCCAAAACCGAGGATAAAATTAATCGCCTGTTTACGATTGCTTTCCCAAGTCAAAAACATATGGACGATTTTTTCACAGACCCAGAGTATCTCGCGGTCAAAGCAAAATATTTTGATGTATCCGTTAACAGCAAAACGATAATATCCACCCATGAGACCAATCCATAACAGCCTATTCGACAGGTTTATTCGCAATGACCCAAATCGACACCCGATCTCAGTTCACCGCCAAGCTCATGCGGCCAGCGCAACCAACAGGCGAGTTACCCTGGGCTTTTGTGATTTTGCCCAAGAGCGCGAGCAATAAACTGCCCCGGCGCGGCCGGACGACCGTTGAAGGTATCCTCAACGCTCAACCTTTTCAGGCGATGCTCGAGCCGGATGGCCAGTTGAGTCATTGGTTGCGACTCAGTCAGGCCTTGCTTAGCGCGACCGGTTTGCAAAGCGGTGATATGGTGACACTGGACATCTGGGCCATTGAGCAAGAACCAGAACCCGACGCGCCATCAGACTTGCGAGAGGCGCTTGCCGCAGCACCTGAGGCGCGAACCATTTGGGAAGAGACAACGGTGCTTGCTCGGTTAGACTGGATTCATTGGGTCTGTTCTGCCAAACAGGCCAAAACGCGCGCCAAGCGGATCAAGGATGCCTGTTCCATGCTTGCTTCTGGAAAGCGACGCGTATGCTGTTTTGATCCTTCTGGGTTCTATAGTAAAGCGCTTAGCGCGCCCAAAAGCGTCGTCTGAAGGGCGTCGTTAGCCGTCTCGGTTGCGCAGCAGCCCAGGCGCTACCTCCATGTTAATCTAATTTAGGGCACCTTATGAAAGCAGTTTATGACAAGGCTCATTGGCAACGTCATCCCAAGACCGAATTGGACGGCGGCCAACTGGTCACGCCCTACGAAAGTCCCGAACGCGCCGAGTATGTTAAGTCGAGCGTAACCGAGTCGGGTATTGCCCAATGGTTGGACCCGAAAGATTTTGGTTTGGCGGCCATTACCCGAACTCACGATGCCGCCTATATTGATTTCTTAACCACCTGCTGGCAACAATGGCAGGACACCGGCAAGGCGGGTGAAGCCATTCCCGCCGTGTGGCCGGGTAGACGCATGCAGCAGGTTGTGCCCACAGACATCGATGGCCAATTGGGCTATTACAGTTTTGCGGCCGAATCGTCGATCAGTGATGGTACTTGGGAAGCCGCCTACGCCAGTTGCCAAGTCGCCCTGACCGCGGCTGAGCAGGTTGGCCACGGCGAGCATGCCTTTGGCCTGTGTCGGCCACCGGGCCATCATGCGGCCTTTGACTACTTCGGTGGTTATTGCTTTATTAATAACGCCGCCGTGTGCGCGCAGTATCTTCTCGATCAGGGCGATCAAAAAATTGCCATTTTGGACGTGGATTTCCATCACGGCAATGGCACCCAAGATATTTTCTATCGACGCGCGGATGTGCACTTTTTCAGTCTGCACGGTGATCCCTTGCTGGTGTTTCCGCACTTTAGCGGCTACGAAAATGAAATCGGTGCTGGGCCAGGTGAGGGGGCGAATCATAACTGGGTCTACGGTCCGGGTACCACCTTTGCGCAATGGCAGGTCGGTCTGAACGAAGCGCTGCAGCTTATCCAGGCAGGCGGCTTCGATCGCTTGATTATTTCCTTAGGCGTCGACACCTTCGAGCATGATCCCATTTCCTTCTTTAAGCTTACCACGGACGACTACCTAAGCGTTGGCGCTGCCATCGCTTCGGTGCAGCTGCCGACCTTATTTTTATTGGAAGGCGGCTACGCGGTGGAAGCCATCGGGGTCAATGTTGCCAAGGTCTTGATTGGCTTTGAACAACAGCCCTAGAGCTGTTCTAAATTCGTCAGGCAGTCATCGGCTCGGTTCAGCAACGCCTTCTGCACCTGCGGGTCCATCTTGTCCCAGGTGCGATATGCCATGGCGGTGCGCGGGTTGTTTGAAAAGCGCTCACTGTGGCGCTGCAAAAAGTGCCAATAGAGGCTGTTAAAGGGGCAGGCCTGTTCGCTAAAACGTTCTTTGACGTCGTAATGGCAGCCTTTGCAGTAATCGCTCATCTTGTTGATATAGCTGCCACTGGCGGCATAGGGTTTGGTGGCAATCAGACCGCCGTCGGCAAACTGGCTCATGCCCCGGGTATTGGGCATTTCAACCCATTCAATCGCATCGATATAGATGCCCAAATACCAGCGTTCGACCTGATCCGGGTCGATCCCCGCGAGCATGGCAAAGTTACCGGTGACCATTAAACGCTGAATATGATGGGCATAAGCGTAATCGAGCGATTGATCAATTGCCTGCTTCATACAGGCCATCTTGGTGTTGCCGTGCCAGAAAAATTCCGGCAGATCGCGCTTGGCTTCGAAGCTATTGAGTTTGGCATAGTCGGGCATGTTGACCCAATAGACGGCGCGGACATACTCGCGCCATCCCAGAATCTGCCGTATAAAGCCCTCAACCTGGGCCAGGTCGATACCGCTGTTGGCCTCCTCAAAACGCGTTAAGGCGGCCTGAATCACCTGCATCGGGTGCAACATTTTACTATTGAGCGCAAAGGCAATCCGCGAATGATACAGGCTCCAGCGCGACTCGCCGTGCTCGGTCATGGCATCTTGAAAGCGGCCGAAATTGGGCAAGCAATGCTGACAAAAGAATTCCAGCAGCTGCAAAGATTGCTGGCGATTAACCGGCCAGAGCAGATCGTCTGTGGCTCGCCCTAAGGTATCGATCTGGTGGCGTTGAATGCGTTCCAAATAGGGCCCGACCGGATTGGCAAACACCAGCGGTTGGGGAATTTGTGCAAGGTCGGCGGCCTTGAGTTTGTTGCGGTTTTCGCCATCGAAGTTCCAACGTTCACCCAGCGGCTGATCGCCGACCATGAGAATATCAAAGCGTTTGCGCAGCTTGCGATAGAACGACTCCATGCGATTGTGTTTGCCAACCTTG
Protein-coding sequences here:
- a CDS encoding SDR family oxidoreductase, translated to MSNEKVLLTGISGFIGLHCAQQLLNAGFDVRGSVRNASKEKEVRETLSAASVDTTNLSIVELDLTSDKGWDDAATGCDYVMHVASPFAIANPKTEDEMFIPAVEGTLRALRAGQKAGVKRVVLTSSVVAMFGSMKTGTFGPKDWTDTTSVQVNTYAKSKTLAEKAAWDFIENQAGETPMEMVSVNPGGVFGPPLGRDITGQSMAMLDQMLRGKMPMLPKMSFPMVDVRDVAKLHVQAMTTADAAGKRIVASTAQPGSFIEAAQILKDQGYKGPSTRVAPSSLLRFVALFDREVKGMVGMLDMNLMADNAQTLSLFNWTPIEFKQSVLDAAAAVQDITR
- a CDS encoding TetR/AcrR family transcriptional regulator, whose product is MSADTVKVSRGRPKTLNRDHIIDVAMRAYWQEGAAGVSVNEICRRANVSKPGLYREFKNEDGLMQAVLVAYQNQMLTPILQSLTTDAPFRETLENLVSFVTQAQDNQALPKGCLLVKMHESRMRVGAATREQIDRSHQQFLTAYEQWIERAKARGEFLADLPSQFAASYVDTQVSSALSQIARGEPHSNVKKTLLLAFSMLR
- a CDS encoding FAD-dependent oxidoreductase — encoded protein: MNNNTVKKITDNWTLCPACQGRGQKSKAIRKSVRLRYQRDLAQFQTAPHAGTAPVRPKGHLDACQNCSGSGLIQGASQATLDRTPDYQNYPYLAIVGAGIGGVALAVACLHRRIPFTLFERDSGFAARSQGYGLTLQQASRAIEGLGIVSLEEGVVSTRHVVHTPDGTVIADWGIRDLAATALKSSTRTNVHIARQALRLALLEQLGDDTAVQWGHQLVQYSQTNGEGVELSFQVAGGTKQVKADLLVGADGIRSSVRQLLMGEDVAPLRYLGCIVILGICPLDAIDGVDRALLDSATVFQTANGHERIYLMPYAADSIMWQLSYPMPEQAAQALSAQGPEALKAEALRRCQWHAPIPQILTATHEAQISGYPVYDRALLESSQLQQGAQVTLIGDAAHPMSPFKGQGANQALLDALALARAITKNCGPSTPWRQQGLRASVLNEFEAEMLARSATKVKDSAEAAQFLHSDVVLHEGNEPRGRVLQRAEDKK
- a CDS encoding LysR substrate-binding domain-containing protein, with translation MATANGAKKQPATESHAPAGIAAGFGISILSKWAVQSAINNKSIAVVSVGADQLDLAWSALVRESEPPSAAARIVSRRLAEWFRSQPTATFIPAR
- the arsB gene encoding ACR3 family arsenite efflux transporter, with protein sequence MPKNTLSIFERYLTLWVLLCIVGGTLLGAVRPSFATTLNDFSVYQVSIPIAVCLFFMMYPIMVKIDFSQVLKSSNAIKPVLLTLFINWAIKPFSMLAISYLFLGYLFKDLLPGTEILATGETVELWRSYIAGTILLGIAPCTAMVLMWGHLAKGNDGLTLVMVALNSLLMLLLYGPLGGLLLNVNAMPVPWQTMVLSVSIYVALPLMAGYVSRKGVIQAKGLLWFNQVFVPWLTPVSIMALLSTLILLFSFKGDVIIGNPLTILWIAIPLIFQTLVIFSLGYFALSRWCRLSYDNAAPVSLIGASNHFEVAIASAVVLFGLSSGAALATVVGVLIEVPLMLLLVSLCHRTRHLFDYHRAV
- a CDS encoding PaaI family thioesterase, which codes for MVSQDEMDTFLKSEFPQTQCTVESLGDMSATVRHPVGFNELRPGGTVSGPVLMTVADVALYVAILGEIGLVALTVTTSLTINFLRKPASGKDIIAVCTLLKVGKTLAVGEVSLYSEGNTDPVAHVVGTYAIPPKRVA
- a CDS encoding alpha/beta fold hydrolase, translated to MFGETFTKVKINTSGAQINLVHGGSGRPLLLLHGYPQTHVIWHQIAPILAQNFHVICPDLRGYGDSSTPPSTADHYPYSKRAMAADMIEVMASLGYDEFFVVGHDRGARVTHRMALDHPEAILKACVMDIAPTRHVFQHTDQQLATGYYHWFFLIQPDGLPERMIGADPGYYLKEKLKRWSAPGAVFAAAAVAEYVRCYTKPESIHATCEDYRAGASIDLEHDEADSQTKISCPLLVLWGANGFVSRTYKVLDVWQQYAEQLTGAALACGHFLPEEAPEAVCDELLQFFGRH
- a CDS encoding DUF1330 domain-containing protein, with product MAYERIMGLDVIDDQGYKAYRAAMMPILQSFGGAFGFDFRVSEVLLSKTEDKINRLFTIAFPSQKHMDDFFTDPEYLAVKAKYFDVSVNSKTIISTHETNP
- a CDS encoding YdeI/OmpD-associated family protein → MTQIDTRSQFTAKLMRPAQPTGELPWAFVILPKSASNKLPRRGRTTVEGILNAQPFQAMLEPDGQLSHWLRLSQALLSATGLQSGDMVTLDIWAIEQEPEPDAPSDLREALAAAPEARTIWEETTVLARLDWIHWVCSAKQAKTRAKRIKDACSMLASGKRRVCCFDPSGFYSKALSAPKSVV
- a CDS encoding histone deacetylase family protein, which produces MKAVYDKAHWQRHPKTELDGGQLVTPYESPERAEYVKSSVTESGIAQWLDPKDFGLAAITRTHDAAYIDFLTTCWQQWQDTGKAGEAIPAVWPGRRMQQVVPTDIDGQLGYYSFAAESSISDGTWEAAYASCQVALTAAEQVGHGEHAFGLCRPPGHHAAFDYFGGYCFINNAAVCAQYLLDQGDQKIAILDVDFHHGNGTQDIFYRRADVHFFSLHGDPLLVFPHFSGYENEIGAGPGEGANHNWVYGPGTTFAQWQVGLNEALQLIQAGGFDRLIISLGVDTFEHDPISFFKLTTDDYLSVGAAIASVQLPTLFLLEGGYAVEAIGVNVAKVLIGFEQQP
- a CDS encoding cryptochrome/photolyase family protein; the protein is MKTYHSLRLILGDQLNAHHSWYQEQDEGVLYVIAELHQEATYVRHHIQKVCAFFAAIEGFANALRSAGHQVRHLTLDDTAGFADLNSLIAALCTEHGIEHFDYQQPDEYRLAELLKALDLGIPIRCCDSEHFLLKQTELASYIKVGKHNRMESFYRKLRKRFDILMVGDQPLGERWNFDGENRNKLKAADLAQIPQPLVFANPVGPYLERIQRHQIDTLGRATDDLLWPVNRQQSLQLLEFFCQHCLPNFGRFQDAMTEHGESRWSLYHSRIAFALNSKMLHPMQVIQAALTRFEEANSGIDLAQVEGFIRQILGWREYVRAVYWVNMPDYAKLNSFEAKRDLPEFFWHGNTKMACMKQAIDQSLDYAYAHHIQRLMVTGNFAMLAGIDPDQVERWYLGIYIDAIEWVEMPNTRGMSQFADGGLIATKPYAASGSYINKMSDYCKGCHYDVKERFSEQACPFNSLYWHFLQRHSERFSNNPRTAMAYRTWDKMDPQVQKALLNRADDCLTNLEQL